One stretch of Cygnus atratus isolate AKBS03 ecotype Queensland, Australia chromosome 26, CAtr_DNAZoo_HiC_assembly, whole genome shotgun sequence DNA includes these proteins:
- the APC2 gene encoding adenomatous polyposis coli protein 2: MSGSIASYDQLVRQVEALRKENTHLRRELEDNSHHLSKLENETSDMKEVLKHLQGKLEQEARVMVSSGQTEVLEQLKALQLDISSLYNLKFPEAAGAGEDSPRHAAPCRDSVGDLGRATLRLLEELDRERCFLLGEIEKEEKEKVWYYAQLQSLSKRLDELPHVETFSMQMDLIRQQLEFEAQHIRALMEERFGTADEMVQRAQIRASRLEQIDKELMEAQDKVQQPEPQLCGKLPGTEGDSTMEIPTHPEDGGSSKVEVVFWLLSMLATRDKDDMSRTLLAMSSSQESCLAMRKSGCLPLLIQILHDTDREPGPPESPAGAKDARMRANAALHNIVFSQPDEGQAKKEMRVLHVLEQIRSYSETCWDWLQMQSRDGGKGPEGSAAPVPIEPQICQATCAIMKLSFDEEYRRAMNELGGLQAVAELLQVDYEMHKMTSDPLNLALRRYAGMALTNLTFGDVVNKATLCARRGCMEAIVAQLASDSEELHQVVSSILRNLSWRADINSKKVLREVGSVAGLTQCALHAAKESTLKSVLSALWNLSAHSTENKAAICGVEGALGFLVSTLTYKCQSNSLAIIESGGGILRNVSSLIATREDYRQVLRDHNCLQTLLQHLRSHSLTIVSNACGTLWNLSARSPRDQELLWDLGAVSMLRNLIHSKHKMIAMGSAAALRNLLTNRPPKYKDAAVVSPGSCMPSLYMRKQKALEAELDAKHLAETFDTMEKQSLKSQNAKKPMRHMESLVKDYASDSGCFDDDEVPNISTGVETASASVLSMFLGSSFLQGQALPRALAQRRCPEPEKDDSGKPAEPKKLPLPEDDVSLAAEKLANKISSTVAKIDKLVEDISTMHTSSDDSFSLSSEDHCLDWQYGPEEAQEARAQSCSPCRLSDTSGFAKRESLSRARALLRLKTAYTSLSNDSLNSGSTSDGYCTKEHMKPCTRASFLDYRDELQRYQKRPSRLDLKSILGGKPEPPALKAEPDKPEQRELPERGKKTVTFPSPKALDREPERKKEAGSKLSPDPQVHTIKLSPSYQHVPLLESLAKSSSAAGHHSSLLGRKQAWLPPALLQTAETLSKIPEKLSAQPPAAAEQESVQKYSVEDTPICFSRCSSLSSLSSADNVLDGQSHSENDLDSDSSLEILEMEDGDGEAEDERQEKEKADLGPAAAVGMSQPITIPFPKRDKVFLRESSPSRQEDHTPSSSSENYIQETPLVMSRCSSVSSLGSFESPSIASSIQSDPCSEMISGTISPSELPDSPGQTMPPSRSKTPLFELGCQPEKETSQFNIQWENNVKKFMEITDFKERFQLPQDLDSMVYFTVEKPNENFSCASSLSALPLHEHYVQKDVELKLMPTFPEKNSLNFVAHEKREERREERYLEGRRRAERPEPASDDDIEILKECINSAMPSRFRKVKTSLLSGQVLHPQTKKPVHVPVYMLVPAPTHPAVPKHLRASTRDLYKDDDSFTDSAEGTPVNFSSAASLSDETLRCPKEEAEPPQGTGRRREAGAVASPARRSTSGSSAPTRASSACKGRAGSSRTSPMQPSRGQGVEGKRGQPPPRTELEVERSSNPSARPRSLPGRKDAPREDGDRGGVAFQSLCHTTPTEEAVYCFYEHDSDEPEAGREVPGSRTQPSRAPRRERCGSSVPRKEPEPGARLAKAKAKLQNNLIADETPPCYSLSSSMSSLSDANPSEGEEQGQPCGTAPRQRPAMAAGRVRGSSPSLNSEDDLLQKCIGSAMPKRRRPSARRRTAERKLKLKGSSGRERKAEARHRPEDGGSDGGSDLDSVEWEAIQEGANSIVTWLHQAAASLSREPSSESDSILSFVSGLSVGSTLQLSLDRTEKKRAGSAAGREAERREHAKSCAEGKKAPGTRPVGSGSARVERRSAPTKPVPNLPVVFRGRTVIYMPSLAKDAPSPRATPKKAPTAKPQVPAAKNLTLSQQRSRSLHRLGKPPETGDLALPKRSTTPPARIGKGPPSSGSSRTSTPSQHAPKKLPSPSQLAKQGPALAGKAGGSPSPPGPPSKAPAPKSAVPKQHKTQKSPVRIPFMQKPSKKVLPSRAAMPVLEEQEGSSKAKGGGPGGPGSGRLNLVRMSSTRSSGSDSDRSGFLRQLTFIKESSSLLLRHRAELSPAASVASLARGVSPQRSRAALPAVFLCSSRCEELKAAKPAAPGPRPQVPRAQPGCKAPPGPKPPRRTSSESPSRLPVKTGVPEPFKRYSSSPNISVARRTGSPSSVLSACSEASARRRKPGEVPGGAAEKPPMMMMKGTWRRIRDEDIPHILKSTLPSSALPLVSAAEEQRPGPRKTSDAVVQTEDFSTTKTNSSTSPTLESREGPQHARDGEAPAPAKATVPISFGHEAPAGTFPASRHGSPSRAARVTPFNYVPSPMVVTAVADKAVEKIQA, translated from the exons ATGTCCGGCTCCATCGCCTCGTACGACCAGCTGGTGCGGCAGGTGGAGGCGCTGCGCAAGGAGAACACCCACCTGCGGCGGGAGCTGGAGGACAACTCCCACCACCTCTCCAAGCTGGAGAATGAGACCTCGGACATGAAG GAGGTCCTGAAGCACCTGCAGGggaagctggagcaggaggcGCGGGTGATGGTGTCCTCGGGGCAGAcggaggtgctggagcagctgaaag ccctgcagctggacATCAGCAGCCTCTACAACCTCAAGTTCCCcgaggcggcgggggccggggaggACAGCCCGCGGCACGCGGCGCCCTGCAGGGACAGCGTCGGGGACCTCGGCCGGGCCACCCTgcggctgctggaggagctcgACCGGGAGAG atgTTTTTTGCTGGGCGAGATcgagaaggaggagaaggagaaggtgTGGTACTACGCCCAGCTGCAGAGCCTCTCCAAGCGCCTGGACGAGCTGCCCCACGTGGAGACG ttctCCATGCAGATGGACCTCATCCGGCAGCAGCTGGAGTTCGAGGCCCAGCACATCCGCGCGCTGATGGAGGAGCGCTTCGGGACGGCCGATGAGATGGTGCAGCGGGCTCAG ATCCGCGCCTCCCGGCTGGAGCAGATCGACAAGGAGCTCATGGAGGCGCAGGACAAGGTGCAGCAGCCGGAGCCGCAG ctctgtgggaAGCTGCCGGGCACGGAGGGGGACAGCACCATGGAGATCCCGACCCACCCCGAGGACGGGGGCAGCAGCAAG GTGGAGGTGGTCTTCTGGCTCCTGTCCATGCTGGCCACGCGGGACAAGGACGACATGTCCCGCACGCTGCTGGCCATGTCCAGCTCGCAGGAGAGCTGCCTGGCCATGCGCAAATCgggctgcctgcccctgctcaTCCAGATCCTGCACGACACCGACCGCGAGCCGGGCCCCCCCGAGAGCCCCGCCGGCGCCAAGGACGCCCGCATGCGCGCCAACGCCGCCCTGCACAACATCGTCTTCTCGCAGCCCGACGAGGGGCAGGCCAAGAAGGAGATGCGGGTGCTGCACGTGCTGGAGCAGATCCGCTCCTACTCGGAGACCTGCTGGGACTGGCTGCAGATGCAGAGCAGGGACGGGGGCAAGGGGCCGGAGGGCAGCGCGG CGCCGGTGCCCATCGAGCCCCAGATCTGCCAGGCCACCTGTGCCATCATGAAGCTGTCCTTCGACGAGGAGTACCGGCGGGCCATGAACGAGCTGG gcGGGCTGCAGGCGGTGGCcgagctgctgcaggtggaCTACGAGATGCACAAGATGACGAGCGACCCCCTGAACCTGGCGCTGCGGCGCTACGCGGGCATGGCGCTCACCAACCTCACCTTCGGGGACGTGGTCAACAAG GCAACGCTCTGCGCCCGCCGGGGCTGCATGGAGGCCATCGTGGCCCAGCTGGCCTCCGACAGCGAGGAGCTGCACCAG GTGGTCTCGAGCATCCTGAGGAACCTCTCCTGGAGGGCCGACATCAACAGCAAGAAGGTGCTGCGGGAGGTGGGCAGCGTGGCGGGGCTGACGCAGTGCGCGCTGCACGCGGCCAAG GAGTCCACGCTGAAGAGCGTCCTGAGCGCGCTCTGGAACCTGTCGGCGCACAGCACGGAGAACAAAGCCGCCATCTGCGGGGTGGAGGGCGCCCTGGGCTTCCTGGTGAGCACCCTCACCTACAAGTGCCAGAGCAACTCCCTGGCCATCATCGAGAGCGGCGGCGGCATCCTCCGCAACGTCTCCAGCCTCATCGCCACGCGGGAGGACTACAG GCAGGTGCTCCGGGACCACAACTGCCTGCAGacgctgctgcagcacctgcgCTCGCACAGCCTCACCATCGTCAGCAACGCCTGCGGCACGCTCTGGAACCTGtccgcccgcagcccccgtgaccaggagctgctgtgggacCTGGGGGCGGTCAGCATGCTGCGCAACCTCATCCACTCCAAGCACAAGATGATCGCCATGGGCAGCGCGGCCGCCCTCCGCAACCTGCTCACCAACCGGCCCCCCAAGTACAAGGACGCCGCCGTCGTCTCACCAGGCTCCTGCATGCCGTCCCTCTACATGCGCAAGCAGAAGGCCCTGGAGGCCGAGCTGGATGCCAAGCACCTGGCCGAGACCTTCGACACCATGGAGAAGCAGAGCCTGAAGAGCCAGAATGCGAAGAAGCCGATGCGGCACATGGAGAGCCTGGTGAAGGACTACGCCTCCGATTCCGGCTGCTTTGACGATGATGAGGTGCCCAACATCTCCACCGGCGTGGAGACAGCCAGCGCCTCCGTGCTCTCCATGTTCCTGGgctcctccttcctccaagGGCAGGCGCTGCCCCGGGCTTTGGCGCAGAGGCGCTGCCCAGAGCCGGAGAAGGACGACAGCGGCAAGCCGGCCGAGCCCAAGAAGCTGCCGCTGCCGGAGGACGACGTCTCGCTGGCCGCCGAGAAGCTGGCCAACAAGATCTCCAGCACGGTGGCCAAGATCGACAAGCTGGTGGAAGACATCTCCACCATGCACACGTCGTCGGACGACAGCTTCAGCCTCAGCTCCGAGGACCACTGCCTGGACTGGCAGTACGGCCCCGAGGAGGCGCAGGAGGCGCGGGCCCAATCCTGCTCGCCCTGCCGCCTCTCCGACACCAGCGGCTTCGCCAAGCGCGAGAGCCTGAGCCGGGCGCGCGCGCTGCTGCGGCTGAAGACGGCGTACACCAGCCTGTCCAACGACAGCCTCAACAGCGGCAGCACCAGCGACGGCTACTGCACCAAGGAGCACATGAAGCCCTGCACCAGGGCGTCCTTCCTCGACTACCGGGACGAGCTGCAGCGCTACCAGAAGCGGCCCAGCAGGCTCGACCTCAAGAGCATCCTGGGCGGCAAGCCCGAGCCCCCTGCGCTCAAGGCTGAGCCGGATAAGCCCGAGCAGAGGGAGCTGCCCGAACGGGGCAAGAAGACGGTGACTTTCCCCAGCCCCAAGGCTCTGGACAGGGAGCcggagaggaagaaggaagcaggCAGCAAGCTCTCCCCCGACCCGCAGGTCCACACCATCAAGCTCTCGCCCTCGTACCAGCACGTGCCCCTGCTCGAGAGCCTGGCCAAGAGCAGCTCGGCTGCTGGCCACCACTCCTCGCTCCTGGGCCGAAAGCAAGCCTGGCTGCCCCCCGCACTCCTGCAGACAGCCGAGACTCTCAGCAAGATCCCCGAGAAGCTGTCGGCCCAGCCACCGGCCGCGGCGGAGCAGGAGTCGGTGCAGAAGTACTCGGTGGAGGACACCCCCATCTGCTTCTCCCGCTgcagctccctctcctccctctcctcgGCCGACAACGTGCTGGACGGGCAGAGCCACAGCGAGAATGACCTCGACAGCGACTCCTCGCTGGAGATCCTGGAGATGGAGGATGGGGACGGGGAAGCTGAGGatgagaggcaggagaaggagaaggcagATCTGGGTCCGGCCGCGGCAGTGGGGATGTCCCAGCCCATCACCATCCCCTTCCCGAAAAGAGACAAGGTCTTCCTGCGGGAGTCGTCCCCCTCGCGCCAGGAGGACCACACGCCCTCCAGCTCCTCGGAGAACTACATCCAGGAGACGCCGCTGGTCATGAGCCGCTGCAGCTCCGtcagctccctgggcagcttCGAGAGCCCGTCCATCGCCAGCTCCATCCAGAGCGACCCCTGCAGCGAGATGATCAGTGGCACCATCAGTCCCAGCGAGCTGCCCGACAGCCCCGGGCAGACCATGCCGCCCAGCCGCAGCAAGACGCCGCTCTTCGAGCTGGGCTGCCAGCCGGAGAAAGAGACCAGCCAGTTCAACATCCAGTGGGAGAACAACGTCAAGAAATTCATGGAGATCACCGACTTCAAGGAGCGCTTCCAGCTGCCCCAGGACCTGGACTCCATGGTCTATTTCACAGTGGAGAAACCCAACGAGAACTTCTCCTGCGCCTCCAGCCTGAGCGCCCTGCCCCTCCACGAGCACTACGTGCAGAAGGACGTGGAGCTCAAGCTGATGCCCACCTTCCCGGAGAAGAACAGCCTGAACTTCGTGGCGCACGAGAAGCGGGAGGAGCGGCGGGAGGAGCGCTACCTAGAGGGCAGGCGGCGGGCCGAGCGCCCCGAGCCCGCTTCCGACGACGACATCGAGATCCTGAAGGAGTGCATCAACTCCGCCATGCCCTCCCGCTTCCGCAAGGTGAAGACCTCCCTGCTCTCCGGCCAGGTCCTGCACCCGCAGACCAAGAAGCCCGTCCACGTCCCCGTCTACATGCTGGTGCCCGCCCCCACGCACCCGGCTGTCCCCAAACATCTGCGTGCCTCCACCCGGGACCTCTACAAGGACGACGACTCCTTCACCGACTCGGCAGAAGGGACCCCCGTCAACTTCTCCAGCGCCGCCTCGCTGAGCGACGAGACCCTGCGCTGCCCCAAGGAGGAGGCTGAGCCTCCCCAGGGCACGGGGAGGAGGCGAGAGGCAGGGGCCGTGGCCTCGCCAGCCCGCAGATCCACCTCGGGCAGCTCGGCGCCCACCCGGGCGAGCTCAGCCTGCAAGGGCAGAGCGGGCTCAAGCAGGACCAGCCCCATGCAGCCAAGCAGAGGCCAAGGTGTGGAGGGAAAGCGGGGCCAGCCTCCACCCAGGACGGAGCtggaggtggagaggagcagcaACCCCAgtgcccggccccgcagcctgCCCGGGAGGAAGGATGCGCCACGGGAGGACGGGGACCGTGGCGGGGTGGCCTTCCAGTCGCTGTGCCACACCACGCCGACAGAGGAGGCCGTCTACTGCTTCTATGAGCACGACTCAGACGAGCccgaggcaggcagggaggtgcctgGCAGCAGAACCCAGCCCAGCCGGGCACCCCGCAGGGAGCGCTGCGGCAGCTCCGTGCCCAGAAAGGAGCCCGAGCCCGGCGCCCGGCTGGCCAAGGCGAAGGCCAAGCTGCAGAACAACCTGATCGCTGATGAGACGCCGCCGTGCTACTCGCTCAGCTCCTCCATGAGCTCCCTGAGCGACGCCAACCCCTCCGAAGGCGAGGAACAAGGCCAGCCCTGCGGCACGGCCCCCCGGCAGCGCCCCGCAATGGCAGCGGGCAGGGTGCggggcagctcccccagcctcaACTCGGAGGATGACCTGCTGCAGAAGTGCATCGGCTCGGCCATGCCGAAGCGCCGGCGGCCCTCGGCGCGCCGGAGGACGGCGGAGCGCAAGCTGAAGCTGAAGGGCAGCAGCGGGAGGGAGCGCAAGGCAGAGGCCAGGCATCGCCCCGAGGATGGGGGCTCGGATGGGGGCTCGGACCTGGACAGCGTGGAGTGGGAGGCCATCCAGGAGGGCGCCAACTCCATCGTCACCTGGCTGCACCAGGCTGCGGCGTCGCTGTCGCGGGAGCCATCCTCGGAGTCTGACTCCATCCTCTCCTTTGTCTCAGGGCTCTCGGTCGGGTCCACGCTGCAGCTCTCTCTGGACAGGACGGAGAAGAAACGGGCCGGGAGTGCGGCCGGACGAGAGGCGGAGAGGAGGGAGCACGCCAAGAGCTGCGCGGAGGGGAAGAAGGCTCCGGGCACACGTCCCGTGGGCAGCGGCAGTGCCAGGGTGGAGAGGCGCTCGGCCCCGACTAAGCCTGTGCCCAACCTGCCCGTGGTCTTCCGCGGCAGGACCGTGATCTACATGCCCAGCCTGGCCAAGGACGCCCCCAGCCCACGTGCCACCCCGAAAAAAGCCCCCACGGCCAAGCCCCAGGTGCCGGCAGCCAAGAACCTGACCCTGAGCCAGCAGCGCTCGCGCAGCCTGCACCGGCTGGGGAAGCCGCCCGAAACGGGGGACTTGGCGCTGCCCAAGCGCAGCACCACGCCGCCCGCCCGCATCGGCAAGGGGCCGCCCTCCTCGGGTTCATCCCGCACCTCCACCCCTTCACAGCACGCCCCCAAGAAGCTGCCGTCGCCCTCCCAGCTCGCCAAGCAGGGCCCCGCGCTGGCGGGCAAGGCAGGTGGCTcgccctccccgcccggcccccccagCAAAGCCCCGGCCCCCAAATCCGCAGTCCCCAAGCAGCACAAGACACAGAAGTCGCCCGTCCGCATCCCCTTCATGCAGAAGCCCAGCAAGAAGGTGCTGCCGAGCCGCGCGGCCATGccggtgctggaggagcaggagggcagcagcaaggcCAAGGGCGGGGGtccgggggggccggggagtGGCCGGCTCAACCTGGTGCGGATGTCGTCCACCCGCTCCAGCGGCAGCGACTCGGACCGCTCCGGCTTCCTGCGGCAGCTCACCTTCATCAAGGAGtcctccagcctgctgctgcgGCACCGCGCCGAGCTCTCCCCGGCCGCCTCGGTGGCCTCGCTGGCCCGTGGCGTGTCCCCGCAGCGCAGCCGGGCCGCCCTCCCCGCCGTCTTCCTCTGCTCGTCCCGCTGCGAGGAGCTGAAGGCGGCCAAGCCGGCGGCACCCGGACCGCGGCCGCAGGTCCCCAGGGCGCAGCCCGGCTGCAAAGCCCCCCCAGGGCCCAAGCCCCCGCGCAGGACCAGCTCCGAGAGCCCGTCGCGGCTGCCGGTGAAGACGGGCGTCCCCGAGCCCTTCAAGAGGTACTCGTCCTCGCCCAACATCAGCGTGGCGCGCAGGACCGGCAGCCCGTCCTCCGTCCTCTCCGCTTGCTCCGAGGCCTCGGCGCGGCGGCGGAAGCCCGGCGAGGTGCCCGGGGGGGCGGCAGAGAAGCCGccaatgatgatgatgaagggCACCTGGCGCCGCATCCGGGACGAGGACATCCCGCACATCCTCAAGAGCACGCTGCCGTCCTCCGCCCTGCCGCTGGTGAGCGCCGCGGAGGAGCAGCGCCCCGGGCCCAGGAAGACCAGCGACGCCGTGGTGCAGACCGAGGACTTCTCCACCACCAAGACCAACTCCAGCACCTCGCCCACGCTGGAGAGCCGCGAGGGGCCCCAGCACGCCC
- the DAZAP1 gene encoding DAZ-associated protein 1 isoform X5 — MTQRNRGPEVEVKRAEPRDSKSQTPGPPGASQWGSRIMPSAANGWAGQPPPTWQQGYGPQGMWVPAGQAIGGYGPPPPGRGAPPPPPPFTSYIVSTPPGGFPPPQGFPQGYGTPPPFSFGYGAPPPPPDQFAPPGVPPPPATPGAAPLAFPPPPPPSQATQDMSKPPTAQPEFPYSQFGYGQDLSGFGQGFSDPSQQPPPYGGPSVQPSSGPPAGGSGFGRGQNHNVQGFHPYRR; from the exons GTGGAGGTGAAACGCGCGGAACCTCGGGATAGCAAAAGCCAAACTCCAGGGCCGCCCGGTGCCAGTCAGTGGGGAAGCAGGATCATGCCGAGCGCTGCCAATGGCTGGGCAGGTCAGCCCCCTCCTACCTGGCAGCAAGGCTACGGCCCTCAAG ggATGTGGGTGCCAGCTGGACAGGCGATTG GTGGAtacggaccacctcctccaggCAGAGGAGCTCCTCCACCGCCACCACCATTTACCTCATACATAGTCTCTACGCCTCCTGGGGGATTCCCACCTCCGCAAGGATTTCCACAGGGCTATGGCACCCCTCCACCATTTA GTTTTGGTTATggtgctcctcctcctccacctgaCCAGTttgccccacctggagtaccCCCTCCACCTGCCACTCCAGGGGCAGCACCACTAGCttttccaccaccaccaccaccatctcAGGCAACTCAGGACATGAGCAAACCCCCAACTGCTCAGCCAGAATTCCCTTACAGTCAATTTG ggTATGGACAAGACTTGAGTGGTTTTGGACAAGGTTTCTCTGATCCCAGCCAGCAACCCCCTCCCTACGGAGGCCCCTCGGTGCAACCATCCAGTGGcccacctgcaggaggaagCGGGTTTGGACGAGGACAGAACCACAACGTGCAAGGATTTCACCCCTACAGGCGCTAG
- the RPS15 gene encoding 40S ribosomal protein S15, with translation MAEVEQKKKRTFRKFTYRGVDLDQLLDMSYEQLMQLYSARQRRRLNRGLRRKQHSLLKRLRKAKKEAPPMEKPEVVKTHLRDMIILPEMVGSMVGVYNGKTFNQVEIKPEMIGHYLGEFSITYKPVKHGRPGIGATHSSRFIPLK, from the exons ATG GCGGAGGTGGAGCAGAAGAAGAAGCGGACCTTCAGGAAGTTCACCTACAGGGGGGTGGACCTGGACCAGCTCCTCGACATGTCCTA CGAGCAGCTGATGCAGCTGTACAGCGCCCGCCAGCGCCGCCGCCTCAACCGGGGGCTGCGCCGCAAGCAGCACTCCCTGCTGAAGCGCCTGCGCAAGGCCAAGAAGGAGGCGCCGCCCATGGAGAAGCCCGAGGTGGTGAAGACCCACCTGCGGGACATGATCATCCTCCCCGAGATGGTGGGCAGCATGGTCGGCGTCTACAACGGCAAAACCTTCAACCAGGTGGAGATCAAG CCCGAGATGATCGGTCACTACCTGGGGGAGTTCTCCATCACCTACAAACCGGTGAAGCACGGCCGGCCCGGTATCGGTGCCACCCACTCCTCCAGGTTCATTCCGCTGAAATAA